In the Desulfobaccales bacterium genome, one interval contains:
- a CDS encoding iron-sulfur cluster carrier protein MrpORP — protein sequence MEKCPHEGDAKACATCDLAKKEQKSAEDMALCRTLRQIRHKILVMSGKGGVGKSSVAVALAVALARRGYRVGLMDVDIHGPNVLRMLGLKEAFDLQHAQFELPPELFHRLKVISIEAVMKNREIAVIWRGPLKHQLIRQFLTDIQWGELDYLVIDAPPGTGDEPMSVAQTIPEAKALIITTPQEISLADVRKSLNFCQKVNLDILGLVENMSGYACPHCGKEVPLFKKGGGQKTAQAYKVPLVGTLPFDPQMVEAADEGRLLEMTEENSPFFRALKPMVNYLVQVLPPGPAVTREPGVWKFAVPMDDGRPAARLSEARDFAFLTVKEGKVVAQETRPAPGPEERALPLWLEEQGVTHLLTRALGDKARELLKKKGIEVVSDLPEAEPETLVSQYLASHPEAGGA from the coding sequence ATGGAAAAGTGTCCCCACGAAGGTGACGCCAAGGCGTGCGCCACCTGTGATCTGGCCAAGAAAGAACAGAAATCCGCCGAAGATATGGCCCTCTGCCGCACCTTGCGCCAGATCCGCCACAAGATCCTGGTGATGAGCGGCAAGGGCGGGGTGGGCAAAAGCAGCGTGGCCGTGGCCCTGGCCGTGGCCCTGGCCCGCCGGGGCTACCGGGTGGGCCTCATGGACGTGGACATTCACGGCCCCAATGTGCTCCGCATGCTGGGCCTCAAGGAGGCCTTCGACCTGCAGCACGCCCAGTTTGAGCTGCCCCCGGAGCTCTTCCACCGTCTCAAGGTGATCTCCATCGAAGCGGTAATGAAGAACCGGGAGATCGCCGTCATCTGGCGGGGCCCCCTGAAGCACCAGCTCATCCGGCAGTTCCTCACCGACATCCAGTGGGGGGAGCTGGATTATCTGGTGATTGATGCGCCGCCGGGCACCGGCGATGAGCCCATGAGCGTGGCCCAGACCATCCCCGAGGCCAAGGCCCTCATCATCACCACCCCCCAGGAGATCTCCCTGGCCGATGTGCGCAAGTCCCTCAATTTCTGCCAGAAAGTCAACCTGGACATCCTCGGCCTGGTGGAGAACATGAGCGGTTACGCCTGCCCGCACTGCGGCAAAGAGGTGCCGCTCTTCAAGAAGGGGGGCGGCCAGAAGACGGCCCAGGCCTACAAAGTCCCCCTGGTGGGCACCCTCCCCTTTGACCCCCAGATGGTGGAGGCCGCCGACGAAGGCCGCCTGCTGGAGATGACGGAGGAGAACAGCCCCTTCTTTCGGGCCCTCAAGCCCATGGTCAATTACCTGGTGCAGGTGCTGCCTCCGGGGCCGGCCGTCACCCGGGAGCCCGGGGTGTGGAAATTCGCCGTGCCCATGGACGACGGCCGCCCCGCCGCCCGCCTCTCCGAGGCCCGGGACTTCGCCTTTCTGACAGTCAAGGAAGGGAAAGTGGTGGCCCAGGAGACCCGGCCGGCGCCCGGGCCCGAAGAGAGGGCCCTCCCCTTATGGCTGGAGGAGCAGGGGGTGACCCACCTCCTCACCCGGGCCCTGGGGGACAAGGCCAGAGAGCTTCTCAAGAAAAAGGGCATTGAGGTGGTGAGCGACCTGCCGGAGGCGGAGCCGGAAACCCTGGTCAGCCAGTACCTGGCCAGCCACCCCGAGGCCGGCGGCGCCTAA